In Schizosaccharomyces osmophilus chromosome 2, complete sequence, the following proteins share a genomic window:
- the dut1 gene encoding deoxyuridine 5'-triphosphate nucleotidohydrolase produces the protein MSFFVQKLSDKATVPTKGSALAAGYDLYASAECTIAANGKALIDTDLSIAVPQGTYGRIAPRSGLAAKHFIDVGAGVIDADYRGHVRVLLFNHGGSDFPVKVGDRIAQIILERIITPPVLQVENLEATVRGSGGFGSTGA, from the coding sequence ATgagtttttttgttcaaaaactttctgATAAAGCTACAGTACCTACAAAAGGCTCTGCTCTGGCCGCTGGCTATGACTTGTATGCATCAGCCGAATGCACTATTGCTGCCAATGGAAAAGCTTTGATAGACACAGATTTGTCAATTGCTGTTCCACAAGGCACTTACGGACGCATTGCTCCACGAAGCGGACTTGCCGCTAAGCACTTCATTGACGTTGGTGCCGGTGTTATTGACGCTGACTATCGTGGACACGTTCGCGTTTTGCTCTTCAACCATGGGGGCTCTGATTTCCCAGTCAAAGTCGGTGACCGTATTGCCCAGATTATATTAGAAAGAATTATCACCCCTCCTGTTTTGCAGGTTGAGAACTTGGAGGCTACTGTTCGTGGCTCTGGCGGTTTTGGAAGCACCGGTGCTTAA
- a CDS encoding RNA 5'-triphosphatase encodes MVRKPNQTDIQDFTKSEAQTRLNEMDFKGLVHDKNDLSKVEKKRTIENEPETTESDKKKPKTVAVTKPEINILNKPVLHDTTRTVSNFLLHYLTNEPVENIEVSQVSKGF; translated from the coding sequence ATGGTTCGAAAACCAAATCAGACAGACATTCAAGACTTCACCAAAAGCGAAGCTCAGACCCGTCTTAACGAAATGGATTTTAAAGGGTTAGTACACGACAAAAATGACCTTTCAAAGGTTGAAAAAAAGCGGACAATTGAAAACGAACCCGAGACAACAGAGAGTGATAAGAAAAAACCGAAAACCGTTGCAGTTACAAAACCGGAAATAAATATTCTAAATAAGCCTGTTCTACATGATACAACTCGAACAGTTTCGAATTTTCTACTTCATTATTTGACTAATGAGCCTGTGGAAAACATTGAGGTAAGTCAAGTCTCAAAGGGTTTCTAG
- the pct1 gene encoding RNA 5'-triphosphatase, translating to MHSYLILIMQIEAKLGTLIDLDSQSRFEFPVLSETVLNPEFNLRTRFQSDMPASEHKHFNEFLNSAFRESQRPGRIPIVYKHVKQVDLFYDSKSHGHDRVRVTRDQKDNRVLACVMKRRVADLYLYCPNDAFDVRISISDEVPVSMPSQETSPLLTRIKDRVGYQHQDVKIDLTMTIQNDPRYESTKRHELEVEFNNTAGLRERAMRAKEGVEPSWDRRVQLFLDNIRILRRENS from the coding sequence ATGCACTCGTATCTAATTCTTATAATGCAGATTGAAGCGAAACTTGGCACATTGATAGACCTTGATTCCCAAAGTCGGTTTGAATTTCCGGTCTTGAGTGAAACCGTATTAAATCCAGAGTTCAATCTTCGGACTCGGTTTCAGAGCGATATGCCTGCTTCAGAACACAAACactttaatgaatttttgaacagTGCATTTAGAGAATCACAAAGACCCGGCCGAATTCCAATTGTCTATAAACACGTGAAGCAGGTGGATTTGTTTTATGACTCTAAAAGTCATGGCCATGATAGAGTCCGTGTAACTCGAGACCAGAAAGATAATCGAGTCCTTGCTTGCGTAATGAAACGTCGAGTTGCTGACCTATACCTATACTGCCCTAATGATGCCTTTGATGTCAGAATTTCCATTAGTGATGAAGTTCCCGTTTCTATGCCTTCCCAAGAGACTTCCCCTTTGTTGACTAGAATCAAGGATCGTGTTGGGTACCAACACCAAGATGTTAAAATTGATCTTACCATGACAATTCAAAATGATCCAAGGTACGAATCCACGAAACGTCATGAATTAGAAGTCGAATTCAATAATACTGCGGGCTTACGTGAACGAGCTATGCGTGCTAAAGAAGGCGTCGAGCCATCTTGGGATAGGAGGGTTCAGTTGTTCTTAGACAATATTCGTATCCTTCGTCGTGAGAACTCATAA